The region ATCACCCTGTTTGGGTTGGTCGGCCTGTTTTTTGATGGAAGAGGGAAGGCACGGCTCATAGGAAAATGAAATAGCCAATAACACGGGAAGGGTGAATAAGCGTGCTTTCATGAATGAAGGGATTATAAATTGATGGAAATGGAATGCAAGTAACGTGTATAAATAAGGGAAAAATAGTTTTATGAATATTCTTCTTGTTTTTGCCACCAAGCCTGAATGGGAACCTTGGTCTAAAAATGTCCCCTGGGTTCGGAGCCCCAAAATCCAATGGCCCTTTTACACGCTTGAGGGCTCACTTTTTTCACTGCCATCCCATTTCAAATTTTTTCTGGCTCAAACCGGTATTGGTTACGAAAGTATTTCCCGGAAGACGTCCTCTTTTGAACAAATATTAACCGGTCAAAAACCGGATCTTGTATTGCATTTGGGGGTTTCTGGCGCCTTGACCCCTTTACTTAAAGAGGGGGACCTGGTTTTGCCCACTCACGTTCTTGCCTCTGATGAAAAAAATCTTCCCTGTGATGGTGTTTATGGAAAGCTGATGGAGGATGTTTTGATGGAATCAAAAACCCCCTTTTTTAAGGGGCTCCTTTTTTCAAGTAAATTTGTGTTGGCCGATGCGGATGCAAAACGATGTGTGGGTGAGGATACCCAAGCCCTGGCGGTTGACATGGAAACCTACTGGATGGCCCAAATTTGTGAAAAAGTCAGGGTTCGTTTTGTGGCATTACGTGGCATTTTTGACGCGGTGGATACCGACTTAACCCAGCTTGGTGATGCCGGGCTTGTTTGTTCCAATGGGGACATAAACCGGAAAGGTCTGATAAAAAATTTGATATCCAAGCCAAAGCTTCTTTTAAGTTTGCCCCAGTTCCGCAAAACCATGAATTTAGCCAATTCCCGCCTGTTTACAGTGACGAATACTTTTTTGACAAAGCTGGCCCAAGTTGGTACTTTGCCCGCCTTGTGAAAACAAAAATAAATAAAACTTGGGGCGGGCGTTTCGAGAAAAAATCACATCCTCTTTTGGAAGTTTTTAACGCTTCCTTACCTTTTGATAAAAAACTTTATCGTGAGGATATTGCAGGGTCTTTAGCTCATGCCAAAATGCTGACCACGGTGGGGCTTGTTTCGCAGAAAGAATTTTCCCAAATCCAAAAGGGTCTCGAGTCTGTTTTGGAAGAAATGGAGTCCGGGAAATTTGTGTGGAGCGATGCCCTTGAAGATATTCACATGGCTGTAGAGACAAGGCTCACCCAAAAAGTGGGCCCTGTGGGAGGAAAATTGCACACAGCTCGAAGTCGCAATGATCAGGTGGCTTTGGATTTAAGACTTTATGTGCGGCGGGTTATCGAGGAATTAAGCAAAGAAATAGTCCAGGTTCAAAAAGCCCTTGTGACTTTGGCCCAAAAAGAAGGTTTTTGTCCCATGCCGGGATATACCCATTTGCAACGGGCCCAGAGCGTGTTGTGGGCCCATCATTTGCTGGCCTATGTTGAAATGCTGGAACGTGACAAAAGCAGACTTGCCGATGCCTTGACCAGGACGGAAGTATTGCCCTTGGGGGCAGGGGCTTTGGCGGGAACAACTCATCCCATTGACAGGAACTTTGTGGCCAAGGAACTTCACTTTAAAAAAGTAAGTCACAATAGTCTTGACTCAGTAAGCGATCGCGATTTTGTGGTCGAGTTCTTGTTTTGTTGTGCTCTTTTGTCGACTCATTTATCGCGTTTTGCCGAAGAACTTATTTTGTGGGTCAGCCAGGAATTTTCGTTTGTAAAATTGCCTGAAGAATTTTGCACGGGTTCTTCCATGATGCCCCAAAAAGTAAATCCCGATGCCGCTGAACTTGTTCGCGGGAAAACAGGAAGAATTTATGGGAATTTGGTGAGCTTGCTTACCACGTTGAAAGGCTTGCCACTGGCTTACAATAAAGATTTGCAGGAAGACAAAGAACCCCTTTTTGACACCACTGAACAAATGCTGGCGATGTTGTGTGTTTTATCAGCCATGATTCCCGGCATTAAACCGAACAAGGACAAAATGCTCCAGGCCACGGAAGAAGGCTTTTTACTGGCAACGGATGTCGCTGATTATTTGGCCACCAAGGGCTTGCCTTTCCGTCAGGCCCATGAGGTGGCTGGGATGCTGATAAAATATTGCCTGAAGTATGGCAAGGTGCTTGAGAAACTCAAACTGACGGAACTTAAAAAACATTCACTGCTTTTTAAAAAAGATGTGTTTTCCTGGCTTTCCACCGAGGCATCCATTGATCGTCGTTTAAGTTTTGGGGGAACAGCCACCAAGAACGTAAAACAAGAAATCAAGAGATGGCAGAAGATGTTGTAGGAGTGCATGGATTATTTTACTTACAAAAATAATGAACTTTATTGCGAAGGGGTTTCGCTTGAGAAATTGGTCAAGCAATTTGGGACCCCTCTTTATGTTTACAGTTATGCTGCGTTAAAAAACCGGTTTGAACGTTTTAACAATGCTTTTAAGTCGATTGATTCCCTTATTTGTTATTCCATGAAGGCCAATTCCAATGGGGCGGTCCTGAAAACATTTGTTGGGTTGGGAGGCGGTATTGATGTTGTGACAGGTGGCGAATTGTGGCGTGCTTTGAAGGCGGGATGCCCGGCTTCACGTATCGTGTTTGCAGGGGTTGGCAAAGCCGATGATGAAATCAGTGCGGCCTTGGATGCGGGTATTTTGCAGTTTAATGTTGAGTCAGAAGACGAACTTGAAAATATTTCAAGAATCGCCGTTGCCCGCGGGAAAAAAGCTCCCATTGCACTTCGTGTCAACCCGGATGTTGACCCGAAAACCCATGCCTATATTTCAACCGGCCTTAAGAAGAGCAAGTTTGGGGTTAACCACAAACGCGCCATTGAAATTTATAAAAAAGCGTCAACCATGTTGGGCATTCAGGTTGTGGGAATTGACTGTCATATCGGTTCGCAAATTACGACCACGTCTCCTTTTGTGGATGCGGCAAAACGGGTGCGCCATTTGGTTGAAACTTTAAAAAGTGAAGGGATTGAAATCAAGAATTGGGACATCGGAGGTGGTTTGGGCATTGTTTATAAAGACGAAACGCCTCCAACGCCTGAGGATTATGCCAAAGCTCTATTGAGCGTTGTGGGAGATTTAAAACTCAAGTTTATTTTTGAGCCGGGCCGGTTTTTGGTGGGAAATACGGGAGCTTTGGTTACCAAGGCGCTGTATAACAAAGTTGGCGAGAACAAAAACTTTTTAATTGTGGATGCGGCTCTTAACGACTTGATGCGCCCGGCCATGTACGATGCCTACCACGCCCTGTGGCCTGTCAAAAAGGACGGGGCACGGCCTGATCTGGTTGCCGATGTTGTGGGCCCTATTTGTGAGACGGGTGATTTTTTTGCCCATGACCGGACCATGAAGCAAGTTTTGCAGGGGGAATATCTGGCTTTGATGAGTGCGGGGGCTTATGGTTTTTCGATGTCATCGACTTACAACTCACGGCCTCGCGCCTGTGAGGTGTTTGTAAATGGTGACCAAGTTGATCTTGTGCGCCATCGTGAAACGTTTGAAGATTTGGTTCGGGGGGAAGTCATGCCGGGGTATTTACGGTAAGGTCATTTCGACTCCGCTCAATGACCACTCATGTTTGGTCCCCGAGCACTCATGTTTGGTCCCCGAGCGGAGTCGAGGGGATCAATTTGAAATAATGAATCTTAAATTTACAAAAATGCACGGAGCGGGAAATGATTTTGTTTTTTTGAACAATATCTCCGGGGATATCCCCATAAACGCCGAATTGGCCAAAAAATTGTGCCATCGTCGTTTTGGTGCCGGGGCTGATCAACTGCTTGTCGTTCTTCCTTCTTCCGAGGCTGATTTTCGCATGGATATTTATAATGCCGATGGGGGTAAGGTTGAAATGTGTGGCAACGGGATCCGTTGTTTTACCAAATATGTGTGGGATAAAAAGCTGACCACAAAAACAGAATTGGCGGTGGATACCTNNNNNNNNNNNNNNNNNNNNNNNNNNNNNNNNNNNNNNGAAGAGTATCGAATTACCTGTGTTTCGATGGGAAATCCCCACTGTGTTGTTTTTGTGAGTGATGTTGATTTGTTTCCCGTTGAAACAATGGGCCCAAAATTTGAAGACCATATTTTTTTCCCAAACAGGATCAATGTTGAATTTATTCAGGTGATTGACCGTAAAAACATCAAAATGCGTGTCTGGGAAAGAGGCTCCGGAGAGACTCTGGCCTGTGGTACAGGGGCATGTGCCGCGACAGTGGCCAGTATTTTAAATAGCAAGGTCGAAAGAAACATTAAGGTACATTTAAGAGGGGGTGTTTTGGAAATTTTTTGGGATGAGGATGATGACCGTGTCTGGATGACGGGTCCGGCCACAACGGTATTCGAAGGAGAAATAAATATGTAGGGGCGGGGTGACCCCGCCCGTACGCGTAGGGGCAGACCCATGTGTCTGCCTACGAGGAGAAAATTATGTTCACAGGTTCCATGGTCGCCATTGTCACTCCGTTTAAAAACGGGTCGATTGATGAGGGGGCACTCAGAAAATTAATTGATCGTCAAATCGAAAATGGCACGTCGGTCATCGTTCCTTGCGGGACAACAGGGGAATCGGCCACATTAACGCATCAAGAACATGATCGCGTCATTGCCATTACAATCGAGCAGGTAAATAAACGTGTTAAAGTGTTGGCCGGTGCCGGGTCTAATGCCACCCACGAAGCAGTCAGGCTTAACAAAGCGGCCCAAAAACTGGGTGCCGATGGCACACTGCACATCACTCCTTATTACAACAAGCCAACCCAGGAGGGTTTGTATCAGCATTTTAAGGCGGTGGCCGCGTCGGCTGACATCCCTGTTGTTTTATACAATGTGCCAGGACGTACCGCGGTGAATATGCTTCCTGAAACGGTGGCCCGGCTGTCCAAAATTGATGCCATCGTGGGCATTAAAGAAGCCTCAGGTTCTTTGGAACAGATGAAAAAAATTATCGAAATGTGCCCCAAAAAATTTGAAATATTATCCGGTGAAGATGCACTGACCCTTGACATGATGAAGCTGGGGGCTTGCGGGGCCATTTCGGTCACCGCCAATGTGGTCCCCAAAGAATGCGCCCAGCAGGATCGTCTTGTGCGCGAGGGGAAGATTGCAGAAGCTGAAAGCTTGCATCAGAAATTACTGCCACTTCATCAGGCCATGTTTTTTGAAACCAATCCCATTCCCGTGAAAGCCGCCCTGGCCATGATGGGGCTTATTTCCGAGGAATACCGTCTTCCCTTGGTACCCATGGGGGCGGTGAATCGGGAAAGATTGAAGAAGGTATTGGAGGGGTTGGGAATTATTTAATGCTCGTCGCTCGTGAACTCGAGTGCTCGTCATACGGGTTCACGAGCGACGAGCGACGAGTTCACGAGCGACTCAAAATATGCCAACAAACATCATCATTACCGGGGCCATGGGGCGTATGGGGAAAACCCTCGTGAGTGAGGTTTTAAGTTCCTCCAAATTAAAATTGGTGGGAGCTACCGAACATTCACGGCATTCTGCTTCGGGGCAGGATGTGGGGCTTTTATCCGGCACGCAAAAATTAAATGTCCCTCTTGTTTCTTCTTTGACCGAAATTTCATCTGCGGGTCAAACCGTGGTTGTTGATTTCACATCACCCGAGGCGAGTCTTGAAAACGTTAAACTTGCCATCCAAAAAAAATGGGCCATGGTCATTGGGACCACCGGTTTTGATCAGGAAGGGGAAGTAGCCATTGGAAATGCTTCCAAAAAAATCCCCATTGTCAAAGCCTCAAATATGAGTGTGGGTATCAATGTGATGCTCCAACTTGTGACAGAAGCGGCCACTCTTTTGGGTGATTCCTTTGACATTGAAATTTTAGAGGCCCATCACAAGCTTAAAAAAGATGCCCCTTCAGGCACCGCGGTGAGTTTGGCCCGGGTTTTGGCTGAAGCTACGGGTAAAAAATATCCCAATGATTTCAATTTTGGACGTAAAGGCTTAATTGGTGAACGCCCACAGGGAGAGATTGGAATGCAAGTGATTCGTGGTGGGGATATTGTAGGAGATCATACAGTGATATATTGCGGAATCGGTGAACGTGTCGAAATCAAGCACATTGCCACTAGCCGGGCTACCTTTGCCAAGGGAGCGCTACGTGCGGCGGGGTGGTTACAAAAACAAAAACCAGGCCTCTATGATATGCGGGATGTGTTGGGGATGTAGGGGCGAAATTTATGTTTCATTCAAAAAGAATATTTCTTTTGCTTCTTGTGGGGATTCTTTCTTTTTCTGCCTGTGGGGGCAAAAAAGGGGCCCAACCATCTTCGTCAAAAAAAAACAAGCCGACTTCCACCAAAGCCATATCTGACAAGGGAAATAGCCTGTACTATTATCTTGTATCCGAGTTACAGGCCTATCAGGGGAGTGCGCAAAACAGTTTGTTTTATCTCGACAAGGCTTTTAAAAAAGATTCATCTTCTTCCTATCTAGCCCTTCAAAAAGCCTATGAATTAGCCCATGGGAACAAATTGGATGGAGCTCTTGAGCTGGCTCTCAAGGTTTATGAAAAGCATCCTGATGATGTTGAATTGAATCTTCTTCTGGGTAAGATTTGTTCGGCCAAGCAATTCCATGACAAGGCCGTTATTTATTACAATAAAGCGATTAAATTAGATCCCAAGCGTGAAGATGCTTACCAGTTATTGGCAAGACAATACTTGTCGGTAAGTCAGGTGCCCCAAGCGATAGCGACCTTGGAATATTTTTTAAAAATTGATTCCGGGTCACTGGCTACACGTTATTTTTTGGCCAATATTTATACAACTGAAAAGGAATTTTCCAAGGCCCTTCGCCAATACGAAATTCTGACAGATTTAAATCCGGATGACCCAAAAATTTATGCCTTTATGGGTGAGGTTTATCTGGCGCAAAAAGATTACTCCAAGGCCCTCGATGCTTTTTTGAAGCTAAAACAGTTGGTTCCCAGTGATATGTCGGTGGATATAAAAATTGCCCTTCTTTATTATGAACAAAAGGATTTTGCCCATGCCATTGAAATATTTCAGGGGTTACATCAACAAAATCCAAAGGCGGATCGCATCATTTATTATTTGGGAATCCTAAACCAGGAAGCCAAAAACACCGAGGCGGCACTTTCCTGGTTTGCCCAAATGCCATCGACATCCGATTTGTTTATTGAAAGTGTGGCCAGGCAAGCCCTTCTCCTTAAAAATGACAAAAAACTTGATGAAGCTATTTCAGTTGTCAATGCCGCTTTGGCCAAAAAGAATAAGCAGCCTTCTTTTTATGACATGCTTTCTTCACTTTATGCCTCCAAGAAAGAATATCAAAAAGCTTTGGACATCTTGAAGACGGGGTTGGCGGCTGTTCCCCATAACGAACAACTTTATTTTGTCATGGGGGTTACCTATGAAAAAATGGGGCAGTGGAAGGAGAGCATCGAGAGCATGAAGAAGGTTTTGGAAGCCAATCCTTCCAATGTTCAGGCACTTAATTTTGTAGGTTATACTTATGCTGAACAAAACATGAATCTTGATGAAGCTTTAAGTCTTGTCCAGAAAGCACTTCAACTAAAGCCAGGGGATGGTTTTATGATTGACAGCCTTGGATGGGTTTATTTCAGAAAAGGTAATATTGAGGAAGCGCTTATCCATCTTGAAAAAGCCAACAAGTTAACTCCCAAGGAGCCCACCATTTTGGAACATTTGGGAGATGTTTACCTGTTTAAAAAAGACAAGAGAAAAGCCCTTTCCTATTTTGAACAGGCTCTTTTTGAACTGGGTAAAAAAGAAGAAAAGGATGTTTCTGAAGAAGCCCAAATAAGAAAAATTCAGGAAAAAATAGGAAGCTTATAATGGGATACCTTAACAGTCTGTTGACAAAGTCCCGGTTCATGGTTCGACGGGGCTCACCATGTCCAATTAAAATATTGAAAAATAAAGGATACCCTGCCTGCCCGCCTTTGGAGGGAGCTTGTCCTGCACACGGGGTCCCGCTACGCGGTGGTCGAAGGGTCAATTTGATTTGTCAACAGACTGTTAAGTTGACTTTTCTTGTCTTTTTCCCCTTTTTTTCTATTTTCGCCCTACAGGTGTTTGCGGCTTCTTCCCTAACAACCCTGAAAGGACATGCTGTTTTTAGCTGGAAACATGGGGGTAAAAGCCATGTCTTTGATCAGGCCGTTTCAATTGAGAGTGATGGGGGAGCCATTTTCCAAGCCATCGATGATTTTGGACAAACCCTTTTTACCGTTGGGTTTGACTCGAAAAATACTTACCTGATGCCTGCCGGAGAACCCGATAATGCCGTTGAAACAAGTTTCAAGAAAATTTCCTCGTTGTCGTTAAGTGGAAGTGAGTTTGTCTCTCTTTTGTTGTATCGTCTACCTCTAGATGAAAAGTTCAAACCATTTTCTGATGAGTCAGGGCGTCTTGTCCGGGTCGAAAAAAAAGGCCCCAAGAAAGTGGTGATCTCCTTCCTTGATTTTAAAAATGTGGATGGGATAACCTACCCGCATACCATCAGGATGGTTTCAGGAAAAACCATCCTTACCTTTTCATGGAAAAAACTGAATTTCCACGCTGCAAAATAAAATTCTCCAAGGGGGCCTGTTTAAGCCTTCTGTTGTTTGTTTTTTTTCTCCAATGTTCCTCGAATATCCTTATTCCCCCCTCTACGCTTATTGAAAGCCTTGGAGCCGAACCGGATACTTTAAATCCCATACTGGCTACTGACGCCTATGCCTCGTCCATTAATAGTCTGGTTTTTGATTCACTTCTGGAGCGTGACCGGGACACGCTTGAACTGAAACCGAAGCTGGCTGAGAAATTTGTGATTAGCCCGGACCATTTGCAATATACCTTTTATTTGCGCCGCGATGTTACCTGGCATGATGGGCAACCCTTTACCGCAGATGACGTGGTGTATTCGTTTCAGAAAATTCTGGATCCCAAAATCAAGGCGGCCCATATTCGTGGCTATTTTCTGGATGCCGGGATTTCAAAAATTGAGAAAGTGGATGATTTTACGGTGCGGTTTGTGTCCACCAAACCTTATTTCAAGGCTTTAAGCGTTTGTGGGGATATCCCCCTTATTCCCAAACATGTTTATGATGGCAGGGTCGATTTTGAACAAAACCCGGCCAACCGACATCCCATTGGAATAGGGCCCTACCGCTTTGCCGGGTGGAGAACGGGCAAAAAGATGTCCTTAGAACGATATGAAAATTATTGGGGAACAAAACCCCCTATTAAACGTATTGAATATCCCATTATTGCCGATATCACCGTAGCCCTTCAGGTGTTGAAAAAAGGGGAACTGGATACGGCCTCGCTTCGTCCCATCCAGTGGATGAAGGAAACAAATTCCGAAAAATTTGAAAAACAGTTTTACAAATTAAAATATGTGTCTCCGGGGTTTAGTTATATCGGGTGGAATACCAAAGCGGTTTATTTTGATGACAAGCGGGTCAGACAGGCCATGACAAACCTGGTAGACAGGCAAAAACTTTTGGAGAAACTCAATTTTGGTTTGGGGCGTGTTGTGGTGGGGCCTTTTTTCATTGAATCACCAGCGTATAACCGCGATCTTGTGCCCCATGCTTACAATCCGGAACAGGCCAAGAAACTGCTTGATGAGGCAGGGTGGGTGGACAGTAACGATGATGGTGTCCGTGATAAAAACGGAAAGAATTTCGAATTTACTTTTTTATATCCTTCGGCTTCAAAATCAGCGGAACGTGTGGCCACTATTTTAAAAGAAGATCTCCAAAAAGTTGGCCTAGTGATGCATATTGAAAAAATGGAGTGGGCCGCTTTTTTGGATCGTATTGATAAAAAGAATTTTGATGCCACCATGATGGGTTGGTCCACGGGTTTTGAAGATGACCCCTACCAGATTTGGCATTCATCCCAGGCAAGTGTCCCTGGGGGATCCAATTTCATTTCTTACTCCAATGCAGAGGCCGATCATCTTATTGAAAAAGCCCGCCAGGAATTTAATGAAAAAGAACGCAACAAGCTTTATTGGCGTTTTCAGGAAATTTTATATGATGAACAACCCTATACTTTTTTGTTTTCAAGTGATGCTCTGGTTGTTGTTTCAAAACGTTTCTCGAATGTGATTGTTCATAAAGCGGGGCTGGATATAAGGGAGTGGGTACCGAATTAATGTTCCAATACATCCTTAAACGCCTATCGATTATGATTCCCACGCTTCTCGGGATTACTTTGCTTACTTTTTTCATCATGAAATTAGCCCCGGGGGATCCTGTGACATTGAAATTGATGTTTGTAGGAGAAGGAGTTTCCCCCCAGGCGTTAGCTGAGGCCCTTGCCAGCAAGGAAGATCCCCTTGAATTGCCTTCTTGGTATAAACACTTTGTTGATGAAGTGGCCGGGACAGGAAAAACAGAAGAGGGAAAACTTGAAAAGACACTTAACTGGATTGGGAAAAACACCTTATTTTATGGAAAATGGCTCAAAAATATCTTGAAGCTTGATTTTGGTCTTTCAAGCAAGGATAAAAGGCCTGTTCTTTCCCGCATTCTTGAAGCACTTCCCATCACTCTTACCCTTAATATTTTAACCATTTTGATCATTTATTTTATTTCGATCCCCTTGGGAGTGTGGTCGGCCCTTAAGGATGGCACGGTGTGGGACAAGGCCATGATGGTTTATCTGTTTTTGCTTTATTCCCTTCCCAGTTTTTGGGTGGCCACCATGTTGCTTGTTTATTTTGCCGGCGGCGAATATTTCAATTGGTTCCCGCTGAGAGGCTATGTTTCTGACGGAGCCGAGATTCTTCCCTGGTGGCAATGGCTTGCCAATGTGGCGTGGCATTTGGTGTTGCCGATCACGGCCTATGTTGTGGGCAGTTTTGCTTTTCTTGCACGGTTTTCAAAAACAAATTTTCTGGAAGTGATTCGTCAGGATTATGTGCGCACGGCCCGAGCCAAGGGGTTGGGGGAGAGCAGGGTTTTATGGAAGCACGCGTTCCGAAACTCCATGATTCCCCTTGTGACCTTAATGGGGGGGCTTCTTCCGGCTTTGTTGGGGGGCTCGGTGATTATTGAACAAATTTTTTCAATTCCCGGTATGGGCATGCTTTCTTTTGAGGCAGTGTTAAGCCGGGATTACAATCTTATCATGGGGATCGAAGCCATTTCCGCCATCTTAACCCTTTTTGGTTTGTTGTTATCGGATTTATTTTATGTTGTTGTGGATCCGAGGATTAGTTTTGAAGGGAAATAATTATTTTTTGCCCAGCAATTCTTCCAGGGCATAGAGGGTTTTTTGAGGGAAACGTTCCAAGGGATAAAATTGTGTGACGATGTTCAAAGCTTCTTTGTAATCTGTGATATTACAAAACCTCAAAAGATAACGGATATCATCGAGGTCGTGGAACTCCTCCCCGATTCGCATGGCCAGACATTTCATTGCCAGAAGATAATCGGGTTTGGCTGTAAAGATTTTCAAGTGACTTAATTCAAGATAGTTTTGAAATTTTCCTTTGGGGCTTAAAAAACCTTTTACGCCATCATTTAACCAGTTTTCTGAAAAGCCGGCTTTAAGCCCCACTTTTTTAGCGGCTTCCCGTAGATGTGTTGCGGGTTCAAAATAACCATCCACATCGTGTGTGGAAGGACGTTCCTTAAATACAAGGCACATCACAGCTCCGCCCACCAAACAGACTTCTCCCTTGATGGATTTTTTTTTCAACTCATCATTTAAAAAGTCGAACAATTTTAAAATATCTTTTTCTGTAAGCATTTAAATGCGATCCCCCAAACTTGAATCAATAAAAATATTTCGATTGCGAAAAGGAACCGGAGAATGGGTTAAAAGATGAAGCCGTAACGATAGTAACTCTGTGCCAAAAACAGGTTTTTCCAGGGAAGGGATGGTCATGATCCATTCCGGGGGAGGCACGTTTTTGATGGAAGCGGCATATTCAACCATGGCAGCCAAATAATTAAGCCAGTAGGGGGTGAGTTTTGCCAGTGGTGGTTCGGAGCTTATTTTAGAAAACTCTTGAGAGGAAGTTCTTGTGAGCACATCGTTAATGTCTGCAAGGACAAATTGCGGGTTTTGGCTTGAAGCCAGTTGTTTTACAAGCTGTTGCCATTTTTCTTTTTGAGGCGGGAAAATCTGCTCCAGTATCCATTCGGACATGCCCATTTTGGCTTTTTTCGAAAGCCCATAAAGGGCTTTTTTTTCTTTTTGACTGACCCTCATCTGAATATGGGTTGTTTTGCCTGCCATGTTTTGAGTATGAATATGTTTGGTGATAATGTCAATACATATGTCATGACATTAATAAGCTCGTGGTCAGAAATCGCTTTGATATTCTCTAAAAATAAGGAATTGAAGGACTTATGGCATCGCAAATACTCATCATTGCAGGTCATGATTCTTCCGGGCATGCGGGGTTGGTGCGTGATGTGTCCGTTGTAAGCTCCAAGGGTTTTTGGCCTGCTGTGGTTCTTACGGCGCTTACCGTTCAAAGTAAGACGCGTTTTTTTTCATCCCGGGTGGTTTCAAAATCTTTTTTGAAGCAGCAATTACAGTCATGGAGTTCTGTAAACCAGTTCTCGGCTGTAAAAATCGGGATGTTGGGGGATGGCTCCATTGTCAAAACAGTGGCAGGTTTTCTTTCCCGAAGAAAAATCCCTGTTGTTCTTGACCCCNNNNNNNNNNNNNNNNNNNNNNNNNNNNNNNNNNNNNNNGCGGGGGCCAAATTGATGTTAGATTGTCTGGTCCCCAAAACCTCCTTGTGGACCCCCAATGTAGCGGAAGCCTCTTATTTTTTTGGAAGAGAAATTAAATCAAAAAAAGATGTGTCAGAGGCGGCCCAGTTTCTTTTTTCCAAAACAAACACCCCGCTTTTGATCAAGGGATTTGTTTGGGAGAAAAAGGTTTATGACTTTTTTATGGATTCAAACCATAAACGATGGTTTTTGTCCCCCCTTTTGTCAACCCATCCCCGGGGGACAGGTTGTGCTCTTTCCAGTTTTCTTGCCTGTGCTTTGGGAAAGGGAATGTCCATCGAGCAAGCTGTCATGAAGGGCCGAAAGGATTTTAAGCATTGGCTTTCATTCAAAAGTTGACACTTTCAAGATGTCAATTGTATTCTTGGGCATGCCGTCAAATTGGTTCTTCCTTCTTTTTGTCTGTCTTTTTTTTGCCTATGAAATTCTGGAAAACGGGCTCATCCTTTTAAATAATTTTCATATCAAGAAAAATCGTTCCCATCTTCCGACCTATTTCATTGATAAAATCAAGTTTGCCGATTTTCAGAAAAGTATTTATTACACGCTTGAAAAAAACCGTTTTGCCCTTGTCTGGAATTTGATCAAAATCCCTTTTTTATGGGGAGCCATTGGTTTGGGGTTGTTCGATCTGTTTGATGCTGTTTTGGGGCTTTGGTTGAAAGAAGGGACGATCGTTTTTTCCGTGGCTTATTGCCTGATTTTTGCCTTTGTCCTTTTGGTTTTGCAGGTTCCTGCCGGGCTCTATTCCAATTTTGTCATCGAGAAAAAATATG is a window of Deltaproteobacteria bacterium GWA2_45_12 DNA encoding:
- a CDS encoding 4-hydroxy-tetrahydrodipicolinate synthase, producing the protein MFTGSMVAIVTPFKNGSIDEGALRKLIDRQIENGTSVIVPCGTTGESATLTHQEHDRVIAITIEQVNKRVKVLAGAGSNATHEAVRLNKAAQKLGADGTLHITPYYNKPTQEGLYQHFKAVAASADIPVVLYNVPGRTAVNMLPETVARLSKIDAIVGIKEASGSLEQMKKIIEMCPKKFEILSGEDALTLDMMKLGACGAISVTANVVPKECAQQDRLVREGKIAEAESLHQKLLPLHQAMFFETNPIPVKAALAMMGLISEEYRLPLVPMGAVNRERLKKVLEGLGII
- a CDS encoding argininosuccinate lyase; translation: MNKTWGGRFEKKSHPLLEVFNASLPFDKKLYREDIAGSLAHAKMLTTVGLVSQKEFSQIQKGLESVLEEMESGKFVWSDALEDIHMAVETRLTQKVGPVGGKLHTARSRNDQVALDLRLYVRRVIEELSKEIVQVQKALVTLAQKEGFCPMPGYTHLQRAQSVLWAHHLLAYVEMLERDKSRLADALTRTEVLPLGAGALAGTTHPIDRNFVAKELHFKKVSHNSLDSVSDRDFVVEFLFCCALLSTHLSRFAEELILWVSQEFSFVKLPEEFCTGSSMMPQKVNPDAAELVRGKTGRIYGNLVSLLTTLKGLPLAYNKDLQEDKEPLFDTTEQMLAMLCVLSAMIPGIKPNKDKMLQATEEGFLLATDVADYLATKGLPFRQAHEVAGMLIKYCLKYGKVLEKLKLTELKKHSLLFKKDVFSWLSTEASIDRRLSFGGTATKNVKQEIKRWQKML
- a CDS encoding diaminopimelate decarboxylase, which gives rise to MDYFTYKNNELYCEGVSLEKLVKQFGTPLYVYSYAALKNRFERFNNAFKSIDSLICYSMKANSNGAVLKTFVGLGGGIDVVTGGELWRALKAGCPASRIVFAGVGKADDEISAALDAGILQFNVESEDELENISRIAVARGKKAPIALRVNPDVDPKTHAYISTGLKKSKFGVNHKRAIEIYKKASTMLGIQVVGIDCHIGSQITTTSPFVDAAKRVRHLVETLKSEGIEIKNWDIGGGLGIVYKDETPPTPEDYAKALLSVVGDLKLKFIFEPGRFLVGNTGALVTKALYNKVGENKNFLIVDAALNDLMRPAMYDAYHALWPVKKDGARPDLVADVVGPICETGDFFAHDRTMKQVLQGEYLALMSAGAYGFSMSSTYNSRPRACEVFVNGDQVDLVRHRETFEDLVRGEVMPGYLR
- a CDS encoding 4-hydroxy-tetrahydrodipicolinate reductase, with the translated sequence MPTNIIITGAMGRMGKTLVSEVLSSSKLKLVGATEHSRHSASGQDVGLLSGTQKLNVPLVSSLTEISSAGQTVVVDFTSPEASLENVKLAIQKKWAMVIGTTGFDQEGEVAIGNASKKIPIVKASNMSVGINVMLQLVTEAATLLGDSFDIEILEAHHKLKKDAPSGTAVSLARVLAEATGKKYPNDFNFGRKGLIGERPQGEIGMQVIRGGDIVGDHTVIYCGIGERVEIKHIATSRATFAKGALRAAGWLQKQKPGLYDMRDVLGM